The following coding sequences are from one Salvia hispanica cultivar TCC Black 2014 chromosome 3, UniMelb_Shisp_WGS_1.0, whole genome shotgun sequence window:
- the LOC125210505 gene encoding uncharacterized protein LOC125210505 isoform X1 produces MLLDSYWQWTDSSFLRLWRNAPWLSVPQFGDWDQKGPLPDYSMDFSKIREMRKQNKRDPSRASLGNEDELIPSTTRDTTVAPNDHRDYHQNNSPTARRSIFSYFNCCVKA; encoded by the exons ATGCTTTTGGACAGCTATTGGCAATGGACcgattcttcttttcttcgtCTTTGG AGGAATGCGCCATGGCTATCCGTCCCACAGTTTGGGGACTGGGACCAAAAGGGACCGTTACCCGACTATTCTATGGATTTCTcgaaaataagagagatgaggaagCAAAACAAGAGGGACCCTTCAAGGGCTAGTCTTGGGAACGAGGACGAACTCATCCCTTCAACCACACGAGACACCACCGTAGCTCCTAATGATCATCGCGACTATCATCAGAACAACTCCCCAACA GCGAGGCGAAGCATCTTCAGCTACTTTAACTGCTGCGTTAAGGCTTGA
- the LOC125210505 gene encoding uncharacterized protein LOC125210505 isoform X2 yields the protein MEDRKERNAPWLSVPQFGDWDQKGPLPDYSMDFSKIREMRKQNKRDPSRASLGNEDELIPSTTRDTTVAPNDHRDYHQNNSPTARRSIFSYFNCCVKA from the exons ATGGAAGATCGCAAGGAG AGGAATGCGCCATGGCTATCCGTCCCACAGTTTGGGGACTGGGACCAAAAGGGACCGTTACCCGACTATTCTATGGATTTCTcgaaaataagagagatgaggaagCAAAACAAGAGGGACCCTTCAAGGGCTAGTCTTGGGAACGAGGACGAACTCATCCCTTCAACCACACGAGACACCACCGTAGCTCCTAATGATCATCGCGACTATCATCAGAACAACTCCCCAACA GCGAGGCGAAGCATCTTCAGCTACTTTAACTGCTGCGTTAAGGCTTGA